A stretch of the Filimonas lacunae genome encodes the following:
- a CDS encoding putative DNA modification/repair radical SAM protein produces the protein MNDRISEKLSILADAAKYDVSCSSSGSKRENVNKGLGNAAGGMGICHAYTEDGRCVSLLKILLTNYCIFNCAYCVSRSSNDVKRAAFTVDEVVELTINFYRRNYIEGLFLSSGIFKNADYTMERLVLIAKKLRTEHNFHGYIHLKAIPGASNELMRQAGLYADRLSVNVEMPTEQSLQLLAPEKNRQDMLQPMHYLKTQILQHQEEKKTSRHLPLFAPAGQSTQMVIGATPENDMQVLLMANYFYKKMQLKRVYYSGYVPISNDNRLPAIGTPVPMIRENRLYQADWLMRFYGFAAGELVAPDHPHLDMDIDPKLSWALRNLHVFPLDVNKADVELIMRVPGIGVGSAHKIVAARRFNLLTHDHLQKIGIAYNRAKYFITCKGPGTLVKDYTPLQIKQQILAMQHSKYQPNFSPQLTLF, from the coding sequence ATGAACGACCGGATCAGTGAAAAATTGAGCATATTGGCCGATGCTGCCAAGTATGATGTGAGCTGTTCTTCCAGCGGAAGCAAACGCGAAAATGTGAACAAAGGGCTGGGCAATGCGGCCGGCGGCATGGGCATTTGCCATGCCTACACCGAAGACGGGCGCTGCGTTTCGCTGTTAAAAATACTATTGACCAATTACTGTATTTTTAATTGCGCCTACTGCGTAAGCCGCAGTAGCAACGACGTAAAAAGAGCCGCTTTTACCGTAGACGAAGTGGTAGAGCTTACCATTAATTTTTACCGGCGCAACTATATCGAAGGGCTGTTTTTAAGCTCCGGCATCTTTAAAAATGCCGACTATACCATGGAAAGACTGGTACTGATTGCTAAAAAACTACGCACCGAACACAACTTTCACGGCTACATTCACCTGAAAGCCATTCCGGGCGCCAGCAATGAACTGATGAGGCAGGCCGGGCTGTATGCGGACAGGCTAAGCGTGAACGTAGAAATGCCTACGGAACAAAGCCTGCAATTGCTGGCCCCTGAAAAAAACAGGCAGGACATGTTGCAACCTATGCACTATCTGAAAACCCAGATTCTGCAACACCAGGAAGAAAAGAAAACCAGCCGGCACCTGCCCCTGTTTGCCCCTGCCGGCCAAAGCACCCAGATGGTAATTGGGGCCACGCCCGAAAACGATATGCAGGTGCTGCTGATGGCCAACTATTTCTATAAAAAGATGCAGTTAAAGCGGGTATACTACTCCGGCTATGTGCCTATCAGCAACGATAACCGCCTGCCGGCTATTGGCACACCCGTGCCTATGATACGCGAAAACCGCCTGTACCAGGCAGATTGGCTAATGCGGTTTTACGGCTTTGCAGCCGGCGAACTGGTAGCCCCCGATCATCCGCACCTGGATATGGATATAGACCCCAAACTAAGCTGGGCATTACGCAACCTGCATGTATTTCCTTTAGACGTTAATAAAGCTGATGTAGAACTGATCATGCGTGTGCCTGGCATTGGCGTAGGCTCGGCGCACAAAATAGTTGCAGCCCGGCGTTTTAACCTGCTTACCCACGATCATTTGCAAAAAATAGGCATTGCTTATAACAGGGCTAAATACTTTATCACCTGTAAAGGTCCCGGCACCCTGGTAAAAGACTACACCCCCCTGCAAATAAAACAGCAGATACTGGCCATGCAGCATAGCAAGTACCAACCCAATTTTTCACCACAGCTTACCCTCTTTTAA
- a CDS encoding DUF695 domain-containing protein yields MSFFKKLFDAQEPPAPIEPIFPGEDFVELECETVDGPAAAFINKAYNGYPNKRLYGYQVLVELEAIYTDDEGYATENDTVRLNRVEQDVIDFLKSKQVVHLVGRVNRKNFRDLLIYIDEPRLEQEEVNQFCDEVMKERGINFAIEEDEEWNAVGGFLN; encoded by the coding sequence ATGTCATTTTTTAAGAAATTGTTTGATGCACAAGAGCCTCCTGCTCCTATTGAACCTATTTTTCCTGGTGAAGACTTTGTGGAACTGGAATGTGAAACAGTTGACGGTCCTGCTGCTGCGTTTATTAACAAGGCTTACAATGGATATCCTAACAAGAGGTTATATGGTTACCAGGTGTTAGTAGAACTGGAAGCTATTTATACCGATGACGAAGGATATGCTACCGAAAATGACACGGTAAGATTAAATCGTGTAGAGCAGGATGTGATAGACTTTTTAAAGAGCAAACAGGTGGTGCACCTGGTGGGCCGTGTAAACAGGAAAAACTTTCGCGATTTACTCATTTATATTGATGAGCCCAGGCTGGAACAGGAAGAGGTGAACCAGTTTTGTGATGAAGTGATGAAGGAGAGAGGGATTAACTTTGCTATTGAAGAAGATGAGGAGTGGAATGCGGTAGGTGGTTTTTTAAATTAA
- a CDS encoding acyl-CoA thioesterase has translation MTLDERLQHSETRIFKAVFPGTTNHYDTLFGGTAMMLMDEVAFITATRFSRKRMVTISSDRINFTKPIPAGTIIELVGKVTDVGNTSMKVSVEIYIEEMYSFEREKAITGTFTFVAIDEHKHPVKVLE, from the coding sequence ATGACATTAGACGAAAGATTGCAGCATTCTGAGACGCGTATATTTAAAGCAGTATTCCCTGGCACTACCAATCACTACGATACTTTATTTGGTGGTACGGCTATGATGTTGATGGACGAAGTGGCTTTTATTACTGCTACGCGTTTTAGCCGCAAAAGAATGGTGACTATCTCCAGCGACCGTATCAACTTTACCAAACCTATTCCGGCAGGTACTATTATAGAGCTGGTAGGAAAGGTTACAGATGTTGGCAACACCAGCATGAAAGTATCCGTGGAAATTTACATTGAAGAGATGTATTCTTTTGAAAGAGAGAAAGCCATTACCGGTACGTTTACGTTTGTAGCTATTGATGAGCATAAGCATCCCGTTAAAGTATTAGAATAA
- a CDS encoding DUF1295 domain-containing protein: MHSFYFPALISLATVCCVMLCVWIWATRISNAGIVDVFWAFNFTIIGVLIWWLAPGDGVRKLWVSGLACLWSLRLTWHLGKRVLWHLGEEEGRYKQLRYEWRNQLLLKFFLFFQAQAVSNIWLAIPWFIMAANVKAGMFFTEYAGAAIWLLAIVGETVADAQLAAFKKNPANKGKVCNKGLWNYSRHPNYFFQLLIWIGVFVMAIGSPYGWLAFISPVSIGYLLFKVTGIPLTEEQNLRSKGDAYRQYQQTTSVFIPWRKKN; this comes from the coding sequence ATGCATTCCTTTTACTTTCCTGCTCTTATTTCCCTGGCAACTGTTTGCTGTGTAATGTTATGTGTATGGATATGGGCAACCCGTATATCCAATGCCGGTATAGTGGATGTGTTCTGGGCTTTTAACTTTACCATTATAGGTGTATTAATCTGGTGGCTGGCCCCTGGCGATGGGGTGCGTAAACTATGGGTGAGTGGCCTGGCCTGTTTATGGAGCCTGCGTTTAACCTGGCATTTAGGCAAGCGGGTTTTATGGCACCTGGGCGAAGAAGAGGGACGTTATAAACAGTTACGCTACGAATGGCGGAACCAGTTACTGCTGAAATTCTTCCTGTTTTTTCAGGCGCAGGCAGTAAGTAATATCTGGTTGGCAATTCCCTGGTTTATTATGGCAGCGAATGTGAAAGCCGGCATGTTTTTTACCGAATATGCAGGAGCGGCTATCTGGCTGCTGGCAATTGTGGGCGAAACGGTGGCTGATGCACAGCTGGCAGCTTTTAAAAAGAACCCGGCCAATAAAGGTAAAGTATGTAACAAAGGACTTTGGAATTACTCCCGTCATCCTAATTACTTTTTTCAGTTATTGATATGGATAGGAGTGTTTGTAATGGCTATAGGCAGCCCTTATGGATGGTTGGCTTTTATCAGTCCTGTATCTATCGGTTATCTCTTGTTTAAAGTAACCGGTATTCCTCTTACCGAAGAACAAAACCTCCGAAGCAAAGGCGATGCTTATCGTCAATATCAGCAAACTACCAGCGTATTTATTCCCTGGCGCAAGAAAAACTAA
- a CDS encoding M1 family metallopeptidase has product MLKLLSGCLAAGLLTATVQAQELYKPRNIQNAYNAGTRAANGAPGKKYWQNKGKYDISLTVNPPNKTIYGSENIDYINNSPDTLYSLAIRLICNLHKPQSPRSGYISHDFLSKGVIIDTFYVGNRAINFNNDVGTVANVSLAKALYPKETARLHIAWHYDMSVESGREGMIDSTTFYLAYFYPRISVYDDYNGWDRIEHTDRVEFYSDFNDYEVSIKAPKNFVVWGTGDLVNPGEVLQPEVAKKLAASYLSDEITHMATFQDMQQHRVTQQNDWNTWKMKASHIADVTYGVSDHYVWDASSVVVDSSTKRRSSVQAAYNDTAKDFRYSVANGRYALNWFSHQWPGVPYPFSKMTAFQGYADMEYPMMVNDATTDDVGFSQLVQDHEIAHTYFPFYMGINETRYAFMDEGWATTFEYLIGIAEKGQEKADEFYKQFRVVRYINDPSTEEDQPIISMSSQLSGVGYGNNAYGKPSLAYLALKDMLGDAAFKKALHSYMSRWNGKHPIPWDFFYSINDACGQNLDWFWNSWFFSNNYIDLVLQNVEKKGDSAVLTIQNKGGFPIPFDVVVTYKNAQPLRLHQTPAVWKSNQPQIQITIPATDKIKQVQLDGKLFMDATPQNNNYPVK; this is encoded by the coding sequence ATGTTGAAATTACTCAGTGGCTGCCTGGCAGCCGGCTTACTTACGGCAACAGTTCAGGCACAGGAACTATATAAGCCCCGCAATATTCAAAATGCATATAATGCCGGCACGCGTGCAGCTAACGGCGCACCCGGCAAAAAATACTGGCAAAACAAAGGGAAGTACGATATATCCCTTACCGTTAACCCACCCAATAAAACGATATACGGCAGTGAAAACATCGACTACATCAACAATAGTCCCGACACACTGTACTCACTGGCCATCCGGCTAATTTGCAACCTGCACAAGCCGCAGTCGCCACGTTCAGGCTATATCAGCCATGATTTTCTAAGCAAAGGCGTTATCATCGACACCTTTTACGTAGGCAACAGGGCCATCAATTTTAACAACGATGTAGGCACCGTGGCCAATGTATCGCTGGCCAAAGCATTATATCCTAAAGAAACAGCCCGCCTGCACATTGCCTGGCATTATGATATGTCGGTAGAAAGTGGCCGGGAGGGGATGATTGACAGCACAACCTTCTATCTTGCGTATTTTTATCCCCGTATTTCCGTTTACGACGATTATAATGGCTGGGACAGAATTGAGCATACCGATCGCGTAGAGTTTTACAGCGACTTCAACGACTACGAAGTCTCTATCAAAGCCCCTAAGAATTTTGTGGTATGGGGCACCGGCGACCTGGTAAACCCCGGAGAAGTGCTGCAACCCGAAGTAGCTAAAAAACTGGCCGCTTCGTATCTGTCAGATGAAATAACCCATATGGCCACCTTCCAGGATATGCAACAGCATCGTGTTACGCAACAAAACGACTGGAATACCTGGAAAATGAAAGCCAGCCATATTGCAGATGTTACCTATGGCGTAAGCGATCATTATGTATGGGATGCCTCCAGCGTAGTAGTAGACAGTAGCACTAAACGCCGATCCAGCGTACAGGCCGCTTATAACGATACTGCCAAAGACTTCCGTTATTCGGTAGCCAATGGCCGCTACGCCCTTAACTGGTTTTCGCATCAATGGCCGGGCGTTCCGTATCCTTTTTCTAAAATGACCGCTTTTCAGGGCTACGCCGATATGGAATATCCTATGATGGTGAATGATGCTACTACGGATGATGTGGGTTTTTCGCAACTGGTGCAGGACCATGAAATTGCACACACGTATTTTCCTTTCTATATGGGCATTAACGAAACACGCTATGCTTTTATGGATGAAGGCTGGGCTACCACCTTTGAATACCTGATTGGCATTGCCGAAAAAGGCCAGGAAAAAGCAGACGAGTTTTATAAGCAGTTTCGTGTGGTACGGTATATCAACGATCCTTCTACCGAAGAAGATCAACCTATCATATCCATGTCGTCACAACTCAGTGGCGTGGGCTATGGCAACAATGCCTACGGCAAGCCTTCCCTGGCCTACCTGGCTTTAAAAGATATGCTGGGCGATGCCGCGTTTAAAAAGGCCCTGCACAGCTATATGAGCCGCTGGAATGGCAAACACCCTATTCCGTGGGATTTCTTTTACTCCATCAATGATGCCTGTGGGCAAAACCTGGATTGGTTTTGGAACAGCTGGTTCTTCAGCAATAATTATATCGACCTCGTATTGCAAAACGTGGAAAAAAAGGGCGATTCAGCGGTACTTACTATTCAAAACAAAGGTGGATTTCCCATTCCTTTTGATGTAGTGGTTACCTATAAAAATGCACAGCCCCTGCGTCTGCATCAAACACCAGCTGTTTGGAAAAGCAACCAGCCACAAATACAAATTACCATTCCCGCTACTGATAAAATAAAACAGGTTCAGCTGGATGGCAAGCTGTTTATGGATGCTACACCACAAAACAACAACTACCCGGTTAAATAA
- a CDS encoding DUF1475 family protein, with product MITSLKLLFSAVLLFMCYQVIDTSLKSNLFEEWNYLAGIPWMRATLWDFYANVLVLSTWVCYKETSLLQKIFWIVLFAVLGSIGTCAYVLVQLFKLKAGEPVKNIFAANN from the coding sequence ATGATAACTTCTCTCAAATTGCTTTTCAGTGCCGTTTTGTTATTTATGTGTTACCAGGTTATTGACACTTCGCTGAAAAGTAATTTGTTTGAGGAATGGAACTACCTGGCAGGCATTCCCTGGATGCGCGCCACCCTTTGGGATTTTTACGCAAACGTGCTGGTGCTAAGTACCTGGGTTTGTTATAAAGAAACCTCCCTGTTACAAAAGATTTTCTGGATTGTATTATTTGCGGTTTTAGGCAGTATTGGAACCTGTGCCTACGTGTTGGTGCAACTGTTTAAATTAAAAGCAGGTGAGCCTGTTAAAAATATCTTCGCCGCTAATAACTAA
- a CDS encoding HD domain-containing protein: protein MSSISLQQWEALFIQYLTQHAPTNDASHNISHFTRVWNTCCTINEAEGHKADALILLTASYFHDLVSVPKNSPDRNKASLLSAEKTEQLLTHHFAHYPADKIAGVKHAIHAHSFSAAIATETYEAAILQDADRMEALGAIGIARTFYTAGMLHTQMFHPTDPLAQHRPLNDTTYALDHFQVKLLQLPGKMNTATGKQLATQLAAVLTQFMQQLVQETTGV from the coding sequence ATGTCTTCTATATCACTTCAACAATGGGAAGCTTTGTTTATACAATATCTTACACAGCACGCCCCCACCAACGATGCGTCTCACAACATCAGCCACTTTACACGCGTGTGGAACACTTGCTGCACTATTAATGAAGCAGAAGGCCATAAGGCAGATGCCCTGATATTATTAACAGCGAGTTATTTTCACGACCTGGTTTCTGTACCTAAAAACAGCCCTGATCGTAACAAAGCTTCTTTGCTAAGCGCCGAAAAAACCGAACAGTTGTTAACACACCACTTTGCCCATTATCCTGCCGATAAAATAGCTGGTGTGAAACATGCCATACATGCACATAGTTTCTCCGCAGCTATTGCCACCGAAACCTACGAAGCAGCCATTTTGCAGGATGCCGACCGTATGGAAGCACTGGGTGCCATAGGCATTGCACGCACTTTTTACACCGCAGGGATGCTGCACACACAAATGTTTCACCCCACCGATCCACTGGCACAGCACAGGCCTTTAAATGATACCACCTATGCGCTGGACCATTTCCAGGTAAAGTTGCTACAATTGCCCGGCAAAATGAATACGGCTACCGGCAAACAACTGGCCACACAACTGGCAGCAGTGCTTACACAGTTTATGCAACAGTTAGTACAGGAAACAACAGGGGTATAA
- a CDS encoding acyl-CoA desaturase gives MAILIFFLAHWFLSLFCQTFFLHRYASHKMFSMNKFWERFFYGFTIFTQGASFLNPRAYAIMHRMHHAYSDTEKDPHSPHFFKDVWEMTMKTKDIYLNYAKHKVEPDKAFRGNYPEWPLLDKITNYWSVRIMFGLGYVAFYCFFATQWWMFLLLPIHFFMGPVHGAIVNWCGHKYGYSSFDNQDHSKNTIPVDIFLMGELMQNNHHKSPNSLNFAKKWFEFDPTYPVIVLLDRMRIIQIKR, from the coding sequence ATGGCTATTCTCATTTTTTTTCTGGCACATTGGTTCTTATCCCTTTTCTGTCAAACCTTCTTCCTTCATCGATATGCATCGCACAAGATGTTCTCCATGAACAAGTTCTGGGAGCGTTTTTTCTATGGCTTTACCATTTTTACCCAAGGGGCTTCTTTCTTAAACCCAAGAGCCTATGCCATTATGCACAGGATGCACCATGCGTATAGCGACACCGAAAAAGACCCGCATTCTCCCCATTTTTTTAAAGATGTGTGGGAAATGACCATGAAAACCAAAGACATTTATCTGAATTACGCTAAACACAAAGTAGAACCGGATAAAGCTTTTCGTGGCAATTACCCCGAGTGGCCTTTGCTGGATAAAATAACCAACTACTGGAGCGTGCGTATTATGTTTGGCCTGGGCTATGTAGCCTTTTATTGCTTTTTTGCTACCCAGTGGTGGATGTTTTTATTATTACCAATCCACTTTTTCATGGGCCCCGTACATGGAGCTATTGTAAACTGGTGCGGTCATAAGTATGGTTATTCCAGTTTCGACAACCAGGATCATAGTAAAAACACGATACCGGTAGATATCTTTCTGATGGGTGAACTGATGCAGAATAACCACCATAAAAGCCCCAACAGTTTAAATTTTGCCAAAAAATGGTTTGAGTTTGATCCTACCTATCCGGTAATTGTGTTATTAGACCGGATGCGGATTATCCAGATAAAAAGATAA